A region of the Desulfurispira natronophila genome:
AGCATGGTGTGGATCTTTATGATTTTCAGCTCATCGCTGTTAAGCTTGGTGACGGGCTTGTTAAGAACTTTTTTGGGGATAGTGATTTTGCCTATGTCGTGGAGAATGCTTCCCAGCGCCAGGTCCTCCAGGTGCTTTTCTGGCAGCTGTAGCTGTTTGCCAATCGCAATGGCCATAGCGCAAACGTCCACCGAGTGCTGGAACATGTGGGTGTCGTGTTGCTTGATGCTGTTGAGGGCAATGCCTGAGTTGGACATAAGAATGTCGTGGAGCAGGGTTTCGGTATAGTCGATAACCCGGCTGAACATGGGAGACGTCTTGATGAAACCGGTGAACTTGCTGTCCTTTAGAACATCTTCTGTGTCGGAAGTTTGCTGCTCTTTCTTTATGGACTCCAGGGTGCTCTGGGTTTCATGAAAAACTTCCTGTACCAGGTTGGTACCCTTGCGATGAACCTTGGCGCTGACAGTGGTTTCCAGCTCAACATCTCGGGTGGCCTCATCGTCTATGACGACCTCGGTCATCCCCATTTGCTGCAGCTTCTCGATGTACTTTTGGTTGAGAGGCACACCGTGGGCCAGCATAATCTGATCCGCTACCTGGATCTGCTCGCCCATGACCATACCGCTTTCCAGCTTATCCACGGGAACAATGCGCATGACAACTCCTGCTGGCAGAAAGCACGCTGCCTGAATTCAGCACCGCTGCCATTCAGGCAGCTGAGATAGACAGTGTAAGGTATTCTCGTGATAATGACAAGATTTGCCAGTAGGAGTGGTTGCCTTAATCCCCCAGCTTAGCTGTGCATGATTTTTTTCAGCCATGGTGGCGGTGAGTTTTGCAGGGTGTGCTGGAGCGACTCCAGTACTTCCTCTATGGGTTGGGGCTTGGGAACCTTGACGGGGTGAATACGGTTGCGTACCACTACTGCCGCCGCTGGACCACCAATTTCTGTCATATAGACAATAGCGCAATCGGCAATACTGCTGGCCTTGGACTCAATGTGACTGCCATGGGGGCCGCTGGGGTCAATGACCTCCATGGAGCGCATTTCTTCGAAATGGTAGCCAGCAGGGGTGATGTCGTAGATGGCCATTTGTTCGCAGCGGCCAAAGTGTTCGTCAATGAGTGTGCCGTCGGTGGTGCAAAAAGCGATTTTCATGCCAGTACTCCCTGAAAGTTTTTATAGGTGAAAGAAGCAGTCTCATCACGGTGCAGCAGGATATTTCCCAAGTCGTATACCATCTGACGGGTGCCTCGGTAGCCGATAAAGCACTGCTGGGGTGCTCCCAGGAGGTCCTTTACAGGGTAGCCCACTGGGTAGAGGGGAACTCCAATGCGCTGGGCGGCCAATCTGCCATTGCTGTTCGCTATAAGCAGGTCGGCCGTGGAGCTTTGGTCCTCGAGATCACCCAGATCTCCCACGCAGAGTCCTGGTATCTGCATTTGCGCAAGAACCGGGCAGTGACTGGTGGTAACAGCACTGGCTACTTCCATACCCAGCTCATCACGACACAGGGTGACCAGGCTGCATAACAGGTCTGGTTCCGCCGCCAGTCCCAGTTTGCGGCCTCCGAAGTTGAAGTGACTGTCCAGCATAGCGTCCAGTAGTTGGCGTCGTTGCCGCGAGTAGCGCTGGGGTACGTCCCGGTGGCTCAGGCGGGACAGCTCCATCATCAGTCGGTCGGTAGCCCGAACACCGGTGAGCGTCTCCAGTCGTGTCCAGGGAGTACCGCAACGCTGCTCCAGTACCCGGGCACAGTTTTCCATACTGTGCCCGATAGCTATGGTGTGGGCAGAGCAGCTCATCTGGGAAATTTGTTCCAGTCCATGGTCTCCTTGGGGTATCTGGTAGTAACGGTCGGTGCTGCCACCCAGAGTGGAGCCAAGATCCGGCAGGATAGTCGGCTCGAGCCCGAAATCTTCCACTATTTCTCCCAGCTCCTGTACGTCTCCGGGGGTCATACCCATGCCTGGCAGCAGGTTGATGCGTCGGGGATTGACAGGGCCACTTCCCAGGGGAATCTCCTCCAGTAAGGTCTGAATAGCCCGCGTATAGCCCCACTGGGCGTCTCCCTGGAAGTCGGGAGTGCTGATAGGAACGATTTTCACCGACTGATGTTGGGGATATTTTTCGTAAAAGCGTTTGATACCGCCCGCCAGATCGTCCCCCTTGGTTTCACTGATTCCAGTGGACACAAGACCGATCAGTCGAGGCTTATTTTTTTCGATCACGGTATTCAGGCCCTGCTCCAGATTGGAGTTGTCCCCCATAATGGTGGCAATATCGCTCAGGGCCGTAGTCTGCATAGGAGTAATCTCTCGAAAGTGCTGGGTGAGAATATTCTTGGTAAAGGCAGTGCAGCCCTGGGAACCGTGATGCACCGCCATGGCCTTGTCAATGCCCAGTATGGCCAAAGTGGCACCCAGCACGGAACTTTTCTTCAGTGGGTTGATGTGTAAATTTTTGCGGTGGGGGGTGCTCATATTTATTCTCCTTGCTTGCTTTCGGGAAAACCTGGTGTTGTTATGCCTGTTTCTGCTCCCATGGTGCAGTTGACCTTGCCAGCTTGAATATGGGTGAACTCATGG
Encoded here:
- a CDS encoding HD-GYP domain-containing protein, with amino-acid sequence MRIVPVDKLESGMVMGEQIQVADQIMLAHGVPLNQKYIEKLQQMGMTEVVIDDEATRDVELETTVSAKVHRKGTNLVQEVFHETQSTLESIKKEQQTSDTEDVLKDSKFTGFIKTSPMFSRVIDYTETLLHDILMSNSGIALNSIKQHDTHMFQHSVDVCAMAIAIGKQLQLPEKHLEDLALGSILHDIGKITIPKKVLNKPVTKLNSDELKIIKIHTMLGRRILLNNTKLAQRVRAVTVVTQHHEYHDGSGFPHKLKGSEIAWSLTNSKHIIGISHLAEIVNIANTFDNLTSGVATRGKPLSYLDASYIMVNRLYNRFHPAYLNAFLRILNVFAAGSNVQLYEGRYQGYVGTVVRTDPANRLSPVVRLFFDDKQQKLPKPIEVDLSKEPDMSLQRKSLIDVKNIRIDLL
- the nifX gene encoding nitrogen fixation protein NifX encodes the protein MKIAFCTTDGTLIDEHFGRCEQMAIYDITPAGYHFEEMRSMEVIDPSGPHGSHIESKASSIADCAIVYMTEIGGPAAAVVVRNRIHPVKVPKPQPIEEVLESLQHTLQNSPPPWLKKIMHS
- the nifN gene encoding nitrogenase iron-molybdenum cofactor biosynthesis protein NifN; protein product: MSTPHRKNLHINPLKKSSVLGATLAILGIDKAMAVHHGSQGCTAFTKNILTQHFREITPMQTTALSDIATIMGDNSNLEQGLNTVIEKNKPRLIGLVSTGISETKGDDLAGGIKRFYEKYPQHQSVKIVPISTPDFQGDAQWGYTRAIQTLLEEIPLGSGPVNPRRINLLPGMGMTPGDVQELGEIVEDFGLEPTILPDLGSTLGGSTDRYYQIPQGDHGLEQISQMSCSAHTIAIGHSMENCARVLEQRCGTPWTRLETLTGVRATDRLMMELSRLSHRDVPQRYSRQRRQLLDAMLDSHFNFGGRKLGLAAEPDLLCSLVTLCRDELGMEVASAVTTSHCPVLAQMQIPGLCVGDLGDLEDQSSTADLLIANSNGRLAAQRIGVPLYPVGYPVKDLLGAPQQCFIGYRGTRQMVYDLGNILLHRDETASFTYKNFQGVLA